The following coding sequences are from one Haemophilus haemolyticus window:
- the mukE gene encoding chromosome partition protein MukE — protein MTDNLQDVISPKLAVAIANPIFPAVDSLLRSGRHISTEHLDNHAFLMDFQNELDGFYRRYNVELIRAPEGFFYLRPKATTLIARSVLSELEMLVGKVLCYLYLSPERLAQQGIFSTQEVYDALLNLADEGKLLKAVNQRSSGSDLDKQKLAEKVRAAIGRLRRLGMIQTVGEQNSGKFTISESVFRFGAEVRSGDDPLEAQARLIRDGEAATPESLELEKQAQLMENDAESADEIDEEFDGEQE, from the coding sequence ATGACAGACAACCTTCAAGATGTAATTTCCCCAAAACTCGCTGTGGCGATTGCAAATCCAATATTTCCAGCGGTGGATAGTCTATTGCGCTCAGGTCGCCATATCAGCACGGAGCATTTAGATAATCATGCCTTTTTAATGGATTTCCAAAATGAATTGGACGGCTTTTATCGTCGCTATAACGTGGAACTAATTCGTGCGCCAGAAGGATTTTTCTATCTTCGCCCGAAAGCAACGACATTAATTGCGCGTTCAGTACTTTCTGAGTTGGAAATGCTTGTTGGTAAAGTGCTTTGTTATCTTTATTTAAGCCCAGAACGTTTAGCCCAACAAGGCATTTTTAGCACGCAAGAAGTGTATGATGCATTATTAAATCTTGCCGATGAAGGAAAATTATTAAAAGCAGTTAATCAGCGTTCAAGTGGTTCTGACCTAGATAAACAAAAATTGGCAGAAAAAGTGCGGGCTGCAATTGGTCGTTTACGTCGTTTAGGTATGATTCAAACTGTTGGCGAACAAAATAGTGGGAAATTTACGATTTCTGAATCTGTATTTCGTTTTGGTGCGGAAGTGCGTAGCGGAGATGATCCATTAGAGGCACAAGCTCGACTCATTCGTGATGGGGAAGCGGCAACACCAGAATCCTTAGAGTTGGAAAAACAAGCGCAATTAATGGAAAACGATGCAGAAAGTGCGGATGAAATTGATGAAGAATTTGACGGAGAACAAGAATAA